One stretch of Nocardia mangyaensis DNA includes these proteins:
- a CDS encoding Uma2 family endonuclease, whose product MNAEPLPDEVDEVDAPPEWLAPAGGYTAEKFLAMRGLPKHTELIDGGLVFVSPQRKWHRRVISMIRGQLRTQAPDEWRADREMAVRLGLRQMPEPDVLVVSAEAFGREDPQSYYEPADVALVVEVVSPDSEERDRDTKPFKYAKAGIRHFWRVERGDGEHVIAYAYELDPATSRYVPVGIFHDRLTIGVPFPIDIDLTALEN is encoded by the coding sequence ATGAACGCTGAGCCGCTACCTGACGAGGTGGATGAGGTGGATGCGCCGCCTGAGTGGTTGGCGCCTGCGGGGGGGTACACGGCCGAGAAGTTTCTTGCGATGCGCGGACTGCCGAAGCACACCGAGTTGATCGATGGGGGATTGGTCTTCGTGAGTCCGCAGCGCAAGTGGCACCGTCGGGTGATCTCGATGATTCGCGGGCAGTTGCGCACTCAAGCGCCGGATGAATGGCGAGCGGACCGCGAGATGGCAGTGCGGCTCGGATTGCGGCAGATGCCCGAACCCGATGTGTTGGTCGTCAGCGCGGAAGCATTCGGTCGCGAAGACCCTCAAAGCTATTACGAGCCAGCCGATGTCGCACTTGTCGTCGAGGTGGTTTCGCCCGACTCCGAGGAGCGTGATCGCGACACGAAGCCGTTCAAGTACGCCAAGGCGGGAATTCGACACTTCTGGCGGGTCGAGCGGGGTGACGGCGAACATGTCATCGCTTATGCCTACGAGCTGGACCCGGCCACCAGCCGGTATGTCCCCGTAGGCATTTTTCATGATCGGTTGACCATCGGTGTCCCGTTTCCGATCGACATCGATCTGACTGCCCTCGAGAACTAG